The following are encoded together in the Ranitomeya imitator isolate aRanImi1 chromosome 4, aRanImi1.pri, whole genome shotgun sequence genome:
- the LOC138676991 gene encoding interleukin-1 beta-like, with the protein MAEVPEYNDISMEYSEHVEDFYTDEVSIKIKTNKKHLQWKHHEECWSTYLPQIKPEIRKPEKPMSCFKKVVMLVVVVEKLKGIKGIDKLSFFNDDDLLNHILVHEDITCNSVETQNAVSTQFMYNKTTVHVIRDQRQKCLTLQEFQGNARLLALFLQGQNIQQEAKINVGTYFSAKPDIEKRPVTLGIAGRQLYLCCTPEEGTTDPVLSLKEVADIKQKQNDDLLPFIFYKKASSTIYNSFESAAFPGYYISTSQQERQPVQLMPENNQTFLRDFIMNPNL; encoded by the exons ATGGCAGAAGTTCCAGAATATAATGACATTTCAATGGAGTACAG TGAACATGTAGAAGACTTTTACACTGATGAAGTGTCCATCAAAATCAAG ACCAATAAGAAGCATCTACAATGGAAACACCATGAGGAATGTTGGTCAACTTATCTTCCTCAAATAAAGCCTGAGATAAGAAAGCCCGAAAAACCAATGAGCTGCTTCAAGAAAGTTGTAATGCTCGTGGTAGTcgtggaaaagctgaaaggaataaAAGGAATTGATAAGCTGAGCTTTTTCAATGATGACGACCTGTTGAATCACATCCTTGTACATG aaGACATCACTTGCAATTCAGTTGAAACGCAAAATGCAGTCAGCACTCAGTTTATGTACAATAAGACGACAGTGCACGTTATTCGTGACCAAAGACAGAAATGCTTAACTCTCCAAGAATTCCAAGGCAATGCCCGTCTTTTGGCATTGTTTTTGCAAGGGCAGAACATTCAGCAAGAAG CAAAAATAAATGTGGGCACCTACTTTTCAGCAAAACCTGATATAGAGAAGCGTCCAGTCACGTTGGGTATTGCGGGACGCCAACTTTATTTGTGTTGCACTCCTGAAGAGGGGACGACAGATCCAGTCCTAAGCCTAAAG GAAGTGGCCGACATTAAACAAAAACAGAACGATGACTTGTTACCCTTCATCTTCTACAAGAAAGCGAGCAGTACTATATACAACTCCTTTGAATCCGCCGCCTTCCCGGGCTACTATATCAGCACATCTCAGCAAGAGCGGCAGCCAGTGCAATTAATGCCAGAGAACAATCAAACCTTCCTGCGAGACTTCATAATGAATCCAAATTTATAG